In Myxococcus stipitatus, the following are encoded in one genomic region:
- the recR gene encoding recombination mediator RecR translates to MTPDPLNRLVAQLAKLPGIGEKTAQRLAFHILRAPGEYAAELSQAIREVKEKVHLCVRCFSLTDTETCGFCRDHRRDERVLCVVETFADLMALERTREFKGRYHVLHGVLSPLEGVGPEQLRIKELLERLNDSRVEELILATNPDVEGEATALYLTRLLKPMGLRVTRIAQGLPMGGDLEFADQATLAKALSARRDL, encoded by the coding sequence ATGACTCCCGATCCGCTGAACCGCCTTGTCGCCCAGCTCGCGAAGCTGCCGGGCATCGGCGAGAAGACCGCCCAGCGCCTCGCGTTCCACATCCTGCGGGCGCCCGGCGAGTACGCCGCCGAGCTCTCGCAGGCCATCCGCGAGGTGAAGGAGAAGGTGCACCTGTGCGTGCGCTGTTTCTCCCTCACGGACACCGAGACGTGTGGCTTCTGCCGAGACCACCGCCGCGATGAACGCGTGCTGTGCGTGGTGGAGACCTTCGCGGACCTGATGGCGCTCGAGCGGACGCGCGAGTTCAAGGGCCGCTACCACGTCCTGCACGGCGTGCTGTCGCCGCTGGAGGGCGTGGGCCCGGAGCAGCTTCGCATCAAGGAGTTGCTGGAGCGCCTCAACGACAGCCGGGTGGAGGAGCTCATCCTCGCCACCAACCCGGACGTCGAAGGCGAGGCCACCGCGCTGTACCTGACGCGCCTGCTCAAGCCCATGGGCCTGCGTGTCACCCGCATCGCACAGGGCCTGCCCATGGGCGGGGACCTGGAGTTCGCCGACCAGGCCACGCTCGCGAAGGCGCTGTCCGCCCGCCGCGACCTCTGA
- a CDS encoding YbaB/EbfC family nucleoid-associated protein, with protein MPGVDLNYFIRQANKLTEKIEERKQQLAEETVEAKSGDGLVTVVVNCIQEVRTIKIDKSAIDPNDTSMLEDLITAAVNTALANSRQHMQRELAKISGGIKIPGVT; from the coding sequence ATGCCCGGCGTCGACCTGAATTACTTCATCCGGCAGGCGAACAAGCTGACGGAGAAGATTGAAGAGCGCAAGCAGCAGTTGGCCGAGGAGACGGTCGAGGCGAAGTCCGGCGATGGCCTCGTCACCGTCGTGGTCAACTGCATCCAGGAAGTTCGCACCATCAAGATCGACAAGTCCGCCATCGACCCGAACGACACGTCGATGCTCGAGGACCTCATCACCGCCGCGGTGAACACCGCGCTGGCGAACAGCCGTCAGCACATGCAGCGTGAGCTGGCGAAAATCTCGGGCGGCATCAAGATCCCCGGCGTTACCTGA
- a CDS encoding DNA polymerase III subunit gamma/tau, with translation MAGAPASAGTRPSPQPRAMGGMDVPYSAENPLPSGPVLEGLPASAARPLSFLRKGPPSVPMGPGPSAPPPAVEPSASHAGAPPSSHAGATPLSRTTEPAPTVRVINVRKPEVPPAGPPEPPPYDDEESRFYPEEASPGGCASGECIPEPAAPAPEPEPPPAPVPMPRGRDNPNLPLIERWRAAVETVKGTSLRHGTALANGRLMSMKAGEIILGFLPTAGLHRMTVSAAAGKATIDKLLAEHFGRPVKLSFQDISADDNRAAPSLAERDAQSRATHEKNTESKVRNHAAIRTVLLVLGGEVEHIQIYEPERPSAASPTDTPIEAPDDSA, from the coding sequence ATGGCAGGCGCACCTGCATCGGCGGGTACGCGTCCCAGTCCCCAGCCACGGGCCATGGGCGGAATGGATGTTCCCTACTCCGCCGAGAACCCTTTGCCGTCGGGGCCCGTCCTCGAAGGACTGCCCGCCTCCGCGGCTCGCCCGCTGTCGTTCCTGCGCAAGGGCCCTCCCTCCGTCCCCATGGGGCCTGGGCCCTCCGCGCCGCCGCCGGCCGTGGAGCCCTCCGCCTCCCACGCCGGTGCGCCCCCCAGCTCCCACGCCGGAGCCACCCCGCTCTCCCGCACCACCGAGCCCGCGCCCACCGTCCGCGTCATCAACGTCCGCAAGCCGGAGGTGCCACCCGCGGGGCCGCCCGAACCGCCGCCCTACGACGACGAAGAATCACGCTTCTACCCGGAGGAAGCCTCCCCGGGTGGCTGTGCGTCCGGCGAGTGCATCCCAGAGCCCGCGGCCCCCGCGCCCGAACCCGAGCCTCCTCCCGCCCCTGTGCCGATGCCTCGAGGGCGCGACAACCCCAACCTGCCGCTGATTGAGCGCTGGCGGGCCGCGGTGGAGACGGTGAAGGGGACCTCGCTCCGGCACGGCACCGCGCTCGCCAACGGGCGGCTCATGTCGATGAAGGCCGGGGAAATCATCCTCGGCTTCCTGCCTACCGCGGGCCTGCACCGCATGACGGTGAGCGCCGCCGCGGGCAAGGCCACCATCGACAAGCTCCTCGCCGAGCACTTCGGCCGTCCGGTGAAGCTGTCCTTCCAGGACATCTCCGCGGATGACAACCGGGCCGCGCCCAGCCTCGCCGAGCGCGATGCCCAGAGCCGCGCCACCCACGAGAAGAACACCGAGAGCAAGGTGCGAAACCACGCCGCGATTCGCACCGTGCTCCTGGTCCTGGGGGGCGAGGTCGAGCACATCCAGATCTACGAGCCCGAGCGCCCCTCCGCCGCCTCGCCCACCGACACTCCAATCGAAGCCCCGGACGACAGCGCCTGA